The Mycoplasma sp. 1654_15 genome contains a region encoding:
- a CDS encoding MAG0490 family ComEA-like DNA-binding protein, translated as MKKKVKIVLSIFFTILFCVLCGFYITNNNSYNIPTFHKQTQEIKAKITGSVKFPGEKYFKKGTILKDIFKKFEPLPKSDLSAFKLEEKQFKDINIVIQNQKPLLVDNLNEETFKTLKLNKKLLIKLKELFQNNKSKKISWENIEQIQGIGLKSLEKLQKNFSLEQ; from the coding sequence ATGAAGAAAAAAGTAAAAATTGTTTTAAGTATTTTTTTTACAATCTTGTTTTGTGTTTTGTGTGGTTTTTATATTACAAATAATAACTCTTACAATATTCCTACATTTCATAAACAAACGCAAGAAATTAAAGCCAAAATTACAGGTAGTGTAAAATTTCCAGGTGAAAAATATTTTAAAAAAGGAACAATTTTGAAGGATATTTTTAAAAAATTTGAACCACTTCCTAAATCTGATTTATCAGCTTTCAAATTAGAAGAAAAACAATTTAAAGATATAAATATAGTAATTCAAAATCAAAAACCTTTACTTGTTGACAATTTAAATGAAGAAACTTTTAAAACATTAAAGTTAAATAAAAAGTTATTAATAAAATTAAAAGAATTATTTCAAAACAATAAAAGTAAGAAAATCAGTTGAGAAAACATTGAGCAAATTCAAGGAATAGGCTTAAAGAGCTTAGAGAAATTACAAAAAAATTTTTCTCTTGAACAGTAG
- a CDS encoding 5'-nucleotidase C-terminal domain-containing protein yields the protein MKKKFLLTFSSLTTVATTIPFIISCGQKIQVETSEKIRDEYFKTVKDYSDKLKEFQEKIKTIRNTKPDSNTEEINKIISEAQAYIDPLIRKSNYLFDKLHELEKKEDSRLRTVKIFHTNDEHGRLVYDDGKYNNYSGMDKTGLYLKKFNRDLLLSAGDLIQGLPLSDTDQGKTITEIAKYSGYDSVAVGNHEFDYGIQHILDLDKEAQKEEFQRTMPFISANIYWRKPSEAELSKLPQEEKDKRPTQYQEGKRVFKPYIIKTLSNGLKVAVFGITTPDTKITSHPKNSFWVEFKDPVQEAKKVINEIKTENPSISFIIATTHLGTGRSKQEWTSEWVAENTGEGLDLILDGHSHTYVEIHKPNKDKNVYVTQTEAYTKWLGDIDLVFDTLTGEIVKVVQSLRDINQINIVTKDIPNYLISQLKKEYDKENKVVVFNSPGVFKHVQTIDIDKTPYWIGRVQATTLGAMVSDSLAWEFAKTKVWEGKSDWEAATLDNSLALVNGGGLRTDLKKGDITKGDILGLSPFGNRIVTIRLKGDTLKEALSYGLSKGRSGGFAQLSSNVSYDVKVEKGLDAKTNKQAWLWKPEVNSFKINDKPIEDNKFYYLSTNDFVSVGGDGYKMLNLNENDKIERAYEGGKYIESLIKYGQYVQKLDSNTATDKELFAHKLSEYLVDGYLSKQKVEIPEEAKVKRGPVV from the coding sequence TTGAAGAAAAAATTTTTATTAACTTTTTCTAGTTTAACAACAGTTGCTACAACAATACCTTTTATTATTAGTTGTGGTCAAAAAATTCAAGTAGAAACTTCTGAAAAAATTAGAGATGAATACTTTAAAACAGTTAAAGATTATTCAGATAAGTTAAAGGAATTTCAAGAAAAAATTAAAACAATTCGTAATACTAAACCAGATAGTAATACAGAAGAAATTAACAAAATTATCAGCGAAGCACAAGCTTACATTGATCCATTAATTAGGAAATCAAATTATCTTTTTGACAAACTTCATGAATTGGAGAAAAAAGAAGATTCTAGATTAAGAACTGTCAAAATTTTTCATACCAACGATGAACACGGTAGATTAGTTTATGATGATGGAAAATACAACAATTACTCAGGTATGGATAAAACAGGATTATATCTTAAAAAATTCAACAGAGACTTGCTTTTATCTGCAGGTGATTTAATCCAAGGCCTTCCACTCTCTGATACTGACCAAGGAAAAACAATTACTGAAATTGCTAAATATTCAGGTTATGATTCTGTAGCTGTAGGAAATCATGAATTTGACTATGGAATTCAACATATTCTTGACCTTGATAAAGAAGCACAAAAAGAAGAATTTCAAAGAACAATGCCATTTATTTCAGCTAATATTTATTGAAGAAAACCTTCAGAAGCTGAGTTAAGTAAATTGCCTCAAGAAGAAAAAGATAAACGTCCAACTCAATATCAAGAAGGAAAAAGAGTTTTTAAACCTTATATAATCAAAACTTTATCTAATGGTTTAAAAGTAGCTGTATTTGGAATCACTACTCCTGATACTAAAATTACTTCACATCCAAAAAATTCTTTCTGGGTAGAATTTAAAGATCCAGTTCAAGAAGCTAAAAAGGTAATTAATGAAATTAAAACCGAAAATCCTTCAATTTCCTTCATAATTGCAACTACTCACCTTGGAACAGGAAGAAGCAAACAAGAATGAACTTCTGAGTGAGTAGCTGAAAATACTGGTGAAGGACTAGACTTAATTTTGGATGGACATTCACACACATATGTTGAAATACATAAACCAAATAAAGATAAAAATGTTTATGTTACACAAACAGAAGCATATACAAAATGATTGGGTGACATTGATTTAGTATTTGATACTCTAACAGGTGAAATTGTAAAAGTAGTTCAATCCTTAAGAGACATAAACCAAATTAATATTGTTACTAAAGATATTCCAAATTACTTAATTTCACAACTAAAAAAAGAATATGACAAGGAAAATAAAGTAGTTGTCTTTAATTCACCAGGTGTATTTAAACATGTTCAAACAATAGACATAGATAAGACTCCTTACTGAATAGGAAGAGTCCAAGCCACAACATTAGGTGCTATGGTATCTGATTCACTTGCTTGAGAATTTGCAAAAACCAAAGTTTGAGAAGGAAAATCAGATTGAGAAGCTGCAACTCTTGATAACTCATTAGCGCTTGTAAATGGTGGAGGATTAAGAACTGATTTAAAAAAGGGTGACATTACAAAAGGAGACATTTTAGGGCTTAGTCCTTTTGGAAACAGAATTGTAACTATTAGACTAAAAGGTGATACCTTAAAAGAAGCTCTTTCATATGGTTTATCTAAAGGTAGAAGTGGTGGTTTTGCTCAACTTTCTTCAAACGTTTCCTATGATGTTAAAGTAGAAAAAGGATTAGATGCTAAAACTAATAAACAGGCTTGATTGTGAAAACCTGAAGTAAATTCCTTCAAAATCAACGACAAACCTATAGAAGATAACAAGTTCTACTACTTAAGTACAAATGATTTTGTTTCTGTTGGTGGAGATGGTTATAAAATGTTAAACCTAAATGAAAATGACAAAATCGAAAGAGCTTACGAAGGTGGCAAATACATTGAATCATTAATTAAATATGGTCAATATGTTCAAAAATTAGATAGTAATACAGCAACAGACAAAGAATTATTTGCACATAAATTAAGTGAATACTTAGTTGATGGTTACTTATCAAAACAAAAAGTTGAAATACCTGAAGAAGCTAAAGTAAAAAGAGGACCTGTAGTTTAA